Proteins from a single region of Macaca nemestrina isolate mMacNem1 chromosome 13, mMacNem.hap1, whole genome shotgun sequence:
- the LOC105490316 gene encoding lysozyme g-like protein 2 isoform X1, protein MGNKEQETQHVRTKATALEKLEVQFAAEYRRHLQTERGDFLCKVANKSRSWKIRFPAMLSSVVFWGLIALIGTSRGSYPFTHSMNPHLHPRLYHGCYGDIMTMKTSGATCDANSVMNCGIRGSEMFAEMDLRAIKPYQTLIKEVGQRHCVDPAVIAAIISRESHGGSVLQDGWDHRGLKFGLMQLDKQAYHPVGAWDSKEHLSQATGILTERIKAIQKKFPTWSAAQHLRGGLSAFKSGVEAIATPVDIDNDFVNDIIARAKFYKRQSF, encoded by the exons ATGGGGAACAAAGAGCAGGAGACTCAGCATGTCAG GACAAAGGCCACCGCTTTGGAAAAGCTTGAAGTGCAGTTTGCTGCTGAGTACAGAAGACATTTGCAAACAGAGAGGGGAGATTTTCTCTGTAAGGTTGCAAACAAG AGCAGGTCCTGGAAGATCAGATTCCCCGCCATGTTATCCTCTGTGGTGTTTTGGGGACTAATTGCCCTCATTG GCACTTCCAGGGGCTCGTACCCCTTCACCCACTCAATGAACCCTCACCTACATCCGCGCCTGTACCACGGCTGCTACGGGGACATCATGACCATGAAGACCTCTGGGGCCACTTGTGATGCAAACAGTGTGATGAACTGCG GGATCCGTGGTTCTGAAATGTTTGCTGAGATGGATCTGAGGGCCATAAAACCTTACCAGACTCTGATCAAAGAAGTCGGGCAGAGACACTGCGTGGACCCTGCTGTCATTGCAGCCATCATCTCCAGGGAAAGTCATGGCGGATCTGTCCTGCAAgatggctgggaccacagggggcTTAAATTTGGCTTGATGCAG CTTGATAAACAAGCGTACCACCCTGTTGGTGCCTGGGACAGCAAAGAGCATCTTTCACAGGCTACTGGAATTCTAACAGAGAGAATTAAGGCAATCCAGAAAAAATTCCCCACGTGGAGTGCTGCTCAGCACCTCAGAG GTGGTCTCTCAGCTTTCAAGTCAGGAGTTGAAGCGATTGCCACCCCAGTGGACATAGACAATGACTTCGTCAATGATATCATTGCCCGAGCTAAGTTCTATAAAAGACAAAGCTTCTAG
- the LOC105490316 gene encoding lysozyme g-like protein 2 isoform X2, which translates to MSGQRPPLWKSLKCSLLLSTEDICKQRGEIFSVRLQTRSWKIRFPAMLSSVVFWGLIALIGTSRGSYPFTHSMNPHLHPRLYHGCYGDIMTMKTSGATCDANSVMNCGIRGSEMFAEMDLRAIKPYQTLIKEVGQRHCVDPAVIAAIISRESHGGSVLQDGWDHRGLKFGLMQLDKQAYHPVGAWDSKEHLSQATGILTERIKAIQKKFPTWSAAQHLRGGLSAFKSGVEAIATPVDIDNDFVNDIIARAKFYKRQSF; encoded by the exons ATGTCAG GACAAAGGCCACCGCTTTGGAAAAGCTTGAAGTGCAGTTTGCTGCTGAGTACAGAAGACATTTGCAAACAGAGAGGGGAGATTTTCTCTGTAAGGTTGCAAACAAG GTCCTGGAAGATCAGATTCCCCGCCATGTTATCCTCTGTGGTGTTTTGGGGACTAATTGCCCTCATTG GCACTTCCAGGGGCTCGTACCCCTTCACCCACTCAATGAACCCTCACCTACATCCGCGCCTGTACCACGGCTGCTACGGGGACATCATGACCATGAAGACCTCTGGGGCCACTTGTGATGCAAACAGTGTGATGAACTGCG GGATCCGTGGTTCTGAAATGTTTGCTGAGATGGATCTGAGGGCCATAAAACCTTACCAGACTCTGATCAAAGAAGTCGGGCAGAGACACTGCGTGGACCCTGCTGTCATTGCAGCCATCATCTCCAGGGAAAGTCATGGCGGATCTGTCCTGCAAgatggctgggaccacagggggcTTAAATTTGGCTTGATGCAG CTTGATAAACAAGCGTACCACCCTGTTGGTGCCTGGGACAGCAAAGAGCATCTTTCACAGGCTACTGGAATTCTAACAGAGAGAATTAAGGCAATCCAGAAAAAATTCCCCACGTGGAGTGCTGCTCAGCACCTCAGAG GTGGTCTCTCAGCTTTCAAGTCAGGAGTTGAAGCGATTGCCACCCCAGTGGACATAGACAATGACTTCGTCAATGATATCATTGCCCGAGCTAAGTTCTATAAAAGACAAAGCTTCTAG